A part of Terriglobus roseus genomic DNA contains:
- a CDS encoding TonB-dependent receptor yields MIQGPLSRLCPIPVACVLALGAVSTAGAQVTSGTILGSVQDTSGALVPDATVKAEASSLGVTRTVTSTGNGSFSIPNLPAGTYTITVTRTGFQQLKKDGVILNSADRLNAGAFQLQVGAESTTVNVTAETGQMQIQANSGERSDLITGKQLNDIALNGRNVLDIVRVIPGVSGTGNFGASATGGLDSYSVNGTRANQHEFTLDGASNVDTGNNGGTQVTLNTDAIAEVKVLTSNYQAEFGKAGGGSIVVTTRGGTNDIHGNVHFFHRNEGMNARSWIENHNDTPQQLYRYNTVGAQIGGPIKKDKLYYFFSTEWYRQLIPGSVNQYRVPTALERNGDFSQSRDSNGNLITVYNPNTGLPFANNTVTPGQLTAAQATNFAQIQRILNLYPLPNVNGQSTYNRQDPLSYSHPRTEYVGRIDWQISPNERLFARYINNQDSSVGPFGSFGGLNCSSNLQFAGGCSNRQPGWNLAVDLTSTLSPTIVNEVSVGPSVYRSVTEGVNGNISVGANNINLPLLFPVTSNSSIPDFGYSGNGQNYPSSYLGATPWHQVNTTINANDNLTWTLKNHTMKFGVFYQRSRKDQIAWGNANGQFSFNSCSTSPAGCLNGSTSNSNQGSPFASALAGAFTSFDQSSSRPTGYFRYNQLEFYAQDTWVISPRLTLDYGMRFAWIPPQFDAHNQIALFTPSAYNAASAVTIDPTSGAITGNTGNRLNGMTYSNNGTLPKGGWNGRGIQYEPRVGFSYDMFNDRKGVLRGGFGISHDRSQGNLVFNTVFGNPALVTTPTINNANITNIPTAAQSNPGVLGGIYGADITGKVPTTYSFSLGIQREVAPGTTLDVAYVGTQSRHQVTARDLNQIPYGTTFTKAAQDPSQYAGGVVPNVEPNLPPEYAAAGYSFAGDKAYNQNYLAPYKGYDQLEYYKFDGTAGYNSLQVSVQRRFARGLTFGGTYTWSKAMTTSTADETFVDPFNPKKYSYGPAGFDRRNIGAINYVYDLPKFTQHFGGPRWLGYVTDGYQISGLANFQSGNPVRNALWSPANVLTGARQWSKIAPAYVGVDERGNLILPTIGQPTQSAPGSIRNDALVTWDNSIFKNFPLGKSDKGRYIQLRGEFFNILNHTNISGRDYSANITVPSYNSSTNTYTPLSIAKSNSWGTPTSVRNPSEPGGPRVIQLAAKVYF; encoded by the coding sequence ATGATTCAAGGACCGCTTAGCCGGCTCTGCCCCATTCCGGTGGCATGCGTTCTGGCGCTTGGAGCGGTCTCGACGGCGGGGGCTCAGGTCACGTCGGGCACCATTCTGGGCTCAGTTCAGGATACATCCGGAGCCCTGGTACCAGACGCCACCGTAAAGGCTGAAGCGTCCTCTTTGGGCGTTACCCGCACAGTCACCTCCACCGGAAACGGTAGCTTCTCCATCCCCAACCTGCCGGCGGGAACGTACACCATCACCGTGACGCGCACCGGCTTCCAGCAGTTGAAGAAGGATGGCGTGATCCTGAACTCCGCCGACCGTCTTAACGCCGGAGCGTTCCAGCTCCAGGTGGGTGCGGAAAGCACCACCGTAAACGTCACGGCCGAGACCGGTCAGATGCAGATCCAGGCCAACTCCGGTGAGCGCAGCGATCTGATCACCGGAAAGCAGTTGAACGACATTGCTCTGAATGGCCGTAACGTTCTCGACATTGTCCGCGTGATCCCCGGCGTATCGGGTACCGGTAACTTTGGCGCATCAGCCACCGGCGGTCTCGATAGCTACTCCGTCAACGGCACTCGTGCCAATCAGCATGAGTTCACCCTGGACGGCGCCAGCAACGTGGATACCGGCAACAACGGCGGCACGCAGGTGACACTGAACACCGACGCCATTGCTGAAGTGAAGGTGCTGACCAGCAACTACCAGGCTGAGTTCGGCAAGGCTGGTGGCGGTTCCATCGTGGTGACCACCCGCGGAGGCACCAACGATATCCACGGCAACGTGCACTTCTTCCATCGCAACGAAGGCATGAACGCACGTTCGTGGATTGAAAACCACAACGACACGCCGCAGCAGCTTTACCGGTACAACACGGTAGGCGCGCAGATTGGTGGGCCGATCAAGAAGGACAAGCTGTATTACTTCTTCTCGACCGAGTGGTATCGCCAGTTGATTCCCGGCAGCGTGAACCAGTACCGCGTGCCTACCGCGCTGGAACGCAATGGCGACTTCAGCCAGAGCCGCGACTCCAACGGCAACCTGATCACCGTCTACAACCCCAACACCGGACTTCCTTTTGCGAACAACACGGTTACACCGGGTCAGTTGACCGCAGCACAGGCTACGAACTTTGCGCAGATCCAGCGCATTCTGAATCTGTATCCGCTGCCGAATGTTAACGGCCAGTCCACCTACAACCGACAGGATCCTCTTAGCTATTCGCATCCGCGTACGGAGTACGTTGGCCGTATCGATTGGCAGATCTCTCCTAACGAGCGTCTGTTTGCGCGTTACATCAACAACCAGGACAGCAGCGTTGGCCCGTTCGGCAGCTTTGGCGGCTTGAACTGCTCCAGCAACCTGCAGTTCGCGGGCGGCTGCTCCAATCGGCAGCCCGGCTGGAACCTGGCTGTGGATCTGACCAGCACGCTTTCGCCGACCATTGTGAATGAGGTCAGCGTTGGCCCCAGCGTCTACCGCTCTGTCACCGAGGGTGTAAACGGCAACATCAGCGTGGGTGCCAATAACATCAACCTGCCGCTTCTGTTCCCTGTTACCTCTAACTCGTCGATCCCAGACTTCGGATACAGCGGCAATGGCCAGAACTATCCTTCAAGCTACCTGGGCGCTACACCGTGGCATCAGGTCAACACCACTATCAATGCAAATGACAACCTGACCTGGACACTGAAGAACCACACCATGAAGTTTGGCGTGTTCTATCAGCGTTCGCGCAAGGATCAGATTGCCTGGGGTAATGCCAACGGACAGTTCAGCTTTAACTCCTGCTCGACGTCGCCTGCGGGCTGCTTGAACGGTTCGACGAGCAACAGCAACCAGGGATCTCCCTTTGCCAGTGCACTGGCCGGTGCGTTCACCAGCTTCGATCAGTCGTCGTCGCGTCCTACGGGCTACTTCCGCTACAACCAGCTGGAGTTCTACGCGCAGGATACATGGGTGATCAGCCCGCGCCTGACGTTGGACTACGGCATGCGCTTTGCATGGATTCCGCCGCAGTTCGATGCGCACAACCAGATCGCTCTGTTTACTCCGTCTGCGTACAACGCAGCAAGCGCTGTGACGATTGACCCCACCAGCGGCGCGATCACGGGCAACACCGGCAACCGACTGAATGGCATGACATACAGCAACAACGGAACACTGCCGAAGGGCGGATGGAACGGCCGTGGCATTCAGTACGAGCCGCGTGTTGGTTTCAGCTATGACATGTTCAACGATCGCAAGGGTGTGTTGCGTGGCGGCTTCGGTATCTCGCATGACCGCTCGCAGGGCAACCTGGTATTCAACACCGTGTTCGGCAATCCCGCACTGGTGACGACACCAACGATCAACAACGCAAACATCACCAACATTCCAACCGCGGCACAATCGAACCCCGGTGTTCTGGGCGGCATCTACGGTGCGGACATTACCGGAAAGGTGCCGACGACGTACAGCTTCTCGCTGGGTATTCAGCGTGAAGTGGCCCCTGGCACTACGCTCGACGTTGCCTACGTGGGAACGCAGTCGCGCCACCAGGTCACGGCGCGCGATCTGAACCAGATTCCGTACGGCACGACCTTCACCAAAGCTGCGCAGGACCCAAGCCAGTACGCTGGTGGTGTTGTGCCCAACGTGGAACCGAACCTGCCGCCGGAATATGCCGCTGCCGGATACTCCTTCGCGGGTGACAAGGCATACAACCAGAACTATCTTGCACCGTACAAGGGCTATGACCAGCTTGAGTACTACAAGTTCGACGGCACTGCGGGTTACAACTCGCTGCAGGTTTCCGTGCAGCGTCGGTTCGCACGCGGTCTGACCTTTGGCGGAACCTACACGTGGTCCAAGGCGATGACGACGTCCACGGCGGATGAAACCTTCGTGGATCCGTTCAACCCCAAGAAGTACAGCTATGGCCCTGCGGGCTTTGATCGCCGCAACATTGGCGCCATCAACTACGTATATGACCTGCCGAAGTTCACGCAGCACTTTGGTGGACCGCGTTGGTTGGGTTATGTCACGGATGGCTATCAGATCAGCGGTCTGGCTAACTTCCAGAGCGGCAACCCTGTGCGCAATGCACTGTGGTCGCCTGCAAACGTGCTGACCGGTGCTCGTCAGTGGAGCAAGATTGCACCGGCATATGTCGGTGTGGATGAACGAGGCAATCTGATTCTGCCGACCATTGGTCAGCCGACGCAGTCTGCACCGGGCAGCATTCGCAACGACGCTCTTGTTACGTGGGATAACTCGATCTTCAAGAACTTCCCGCTGGGCAAGAGCGACAAGGGCCGTTACATCCAGCTTCGCGGTGAATTCTTCAACATCCTGAACCACACCAACATCAGTGGTCGCGATTACAGCGCGAACATCACAGTGCCTTCGTACAACAGCAGCACCAACACCTACACGCCGCTGTCTATTGCCAAGAGCAACTCGTGGGGCACGCCCACCTCGGTTCGCAATCCAAGTGAACCAGGCGGACCGCGCGTGATCCAGCTTGCAGCGAAGGTCTACTTCTAA